The following are encoded in a window of Carassius auratus strain Wakin chromosome 6, ASM336829v1, whole genome shotgun sequence genomic DNA:
- the tmem45a gene encoding transmembrane protein 45A codes for MGSFKGHALPGSFFLITGLWWAAKQTFLYATRRNKSAGAGRLASRATQRRIEIIEGAVILSFSIFGMLAEQLLAGGPKFQLYDSSTQHWEQLMNWQHTTMYLFFAIAGAISLTVHSTDIAPLALDRMLLGLAFFNEGFLFLYHLHGRDMLDVHVHTLLLYAIFGQAFICLLEVFHRGNILLELLRATLTILQGSWFWQIGFVLYPPSEVKWDQTDHDNSVFVTLCYCWHLAFALLIVAAVYWSVLCAVRSRVRRMPPIEMGLLKPREKEVESEDEFL; via the exons ATGGGAAGTTTTAAAGGCCATGCATTGCCTGGAAGTTTCTTCCTGATCACCGGCCTGTGGTGGGCCGCAAAGCAGACATTTTTGTATGCCACCCGCAGGAATAAAAGTGCTGGTGCGGGCAGACTTGCATCTCGAGCTACACAACGGCGCATAGAAATCATAGAAGGAGCTGTCATtttatcattttctatttttg GTATGTTAGCAGAGCAACTTTTAGCAGGTGGGCCCAAGTTTCAGCTGTATGATTCTTCCACTCAGCACTGGGAGCAGCTGATGAACTGGCAGCACACCACCATGTACCTGTTCTTTGCCATCGCAGGGGCCATATCTCTCACTGTCCACAGCACAGACATCGCCCCGCTGGCCTTAGACCGGATGCTGCTGGGTCTTGCTTTCTTTAATGAGG GATTTCTGTTTCTTTACCATCTCCATGGTAGAGATATGCTTGATGTCCATGTGCACACCCTTCTCCTCTATGCAATCTTTGGACAAGCTTTCATCTGCCTTCTTGAGGTTTTCCACAGAGGGAATATTCTACTTGAACTGCTCCGAGCCACTCTCACCATACTACAGGGCAGCTGGTTCTggcag ATTGGCTTTGTGCTGTACCCACCCAGTGAAGTGAAATGGGATCAGACAGACCATGACAACTCGGTCTTTGTCACATTATGCTACTGCTGGCACCTAGCGTTTGCATTGCTCATTGTAGCTGCAGTTTACTGGTCTGTTCTCTG TGCTGTGCGTTCCAGAGTAAGGAGGATGCCACCCATTGAAATGGGGCTTTTGAAACCAAGGGAGAAAGAAGTAGAGTCCGAAGATGAGTTTTTATGA
- the chd1l gene encoding chromodomain-helicase-DNA-binding protein 1-like — protein MSTFLRAVKNNIPEKEKSELSESDLKKWGLEAIHLRFYQVDGVRWLSQCMKNQQGCILGDEMGLGKTCQTISLLVYARGCLKMNGPFLVLCPLSVLENWRQELERFCPSLSVICYTGDKERRAELQKELRNDQRFHVLLTTYEMCLKDARYLKSWKWKILVVDEAHRLKNQESLLHQTLKEFTVGFRVLLTGTPIQNNLQEVYSLLAFIQPSLFLPEAAEDFVSAYADVQTEPALADELHRVLQPFLLRRVKAEVAAELPKKTDLLVFHGLSALQKRYYKAILMRDLDAFRTDQNTRTRLLNILMQLRKCVDHPYLFDGVEPEPFEMGEHLVKASGKLSLLDTMLSYLQEGGHRVLLFSQMTRMLDILQDYLEYRGYSYERLDGSVRGEERNLAIKNFSSKDVFIFLLSTKAGGVGMNLTAADTVIFVDSDFNPQNDLQAAARAHRIGQTRPVKVIRLLGRDTVEEIIYSRAVSKLRLTDTVIEEGRFSLLDQAQSAASGLQLSEILKFGVDKLLSSEESSIQDVDLRLILGQSRDGRWLTDEEHAKLDEEHAKLNESDEEEDEDLEGQHHMYYFEGKDYSKDPSADDEKTFELLLEKQFADLEDAGKEGRALRNKAGVSLSGPLIDPERKKRPLTESELEQRRQKRQEAAAKRAKLHEERKKQQEELNYKKKMAWWESCGYKSLCLPQVDSEGEDIESDEDEDDVVSCSSTDSDHTAIRYMLGDVTHPQADQEDAIIVHCVDDSGHWGRGGLFTALERRSDEPKKQYELAGNMEDLELGNVLLFPIDDKQSRLSGRDYLALIVAQQRDKANNLSGIRLTALDEGLKKIYRDAKQKNASVHLPRIGHSTKGFNWYGTERLIRKHLATKGISTFIYYYKRAPSSSSTVSSTTCTSTPSTSHSASDPAASSPSGSSSTIGNSEDLTKTPEPSTMSHECQGSPGLADFMRGVHVYFYNMAATEKKKLARYLITYDGDEEDLMSSHVTHIVGEVENPVHAQELRDLLHQYPQTLLVKKKWLESCFANQRKVSVSKYVIRLT, from the exons ATGTCAACATTTCTTCGAGCAGTCAAAAACAACATACCAGAAAAGGAAAAATCGGAACTATCAGAGAGCGATCTGAAAAAATGGGGATTAGAAG CGATACATCTGAGGTTTTATCAGGTGGATGGAGTGAGGTGGCTGTCACAGTGTATGAAGAACCAGCAGGGCTGCATCCTCGGTGATGAGATGGGTCTGGGCAAGACCTGTCAG ACCATTTCTCTGCTGGTATATGCTCGGGGATGCCTTAAGATGAACGGACCGTTCCTTGTGCTTTGTCCCTTATCTGTTTTGGAGAACTGGAGACAGGAGTTAGAGCG ctTCTGTCCCAGTTTGTCTGTGATCTGTTACACTGGGGATAAAGAAAGACGAGCAGAGCTCCAGAAAGAGCTCAGGAATGACCAACGTTTCCATGTACTTCTCACCACCTATGAG aTGTGCCTCAAGGATGCCAGATACCTGAAAAG TTGGAAATGGAAGATTTTAGTTGTCGATGAGGCTCACCGGCTGAAGAACCAGGAATCGTTGCTGCACCAAACCCTCAAAGAG TTTACAGTAGGTTTCCGAGTGCTGTTGACAGGCACCCCCATTCAGAATAACTTGCAAGAAGTCTATTCCCTCCTCGCCTTCATCCAACCCAGTCTGTTTCTGCCTGAAGCCGCTGAGGACTTTGTTAGTGCCTACGCAGATGTACAGACTGAACCTGCTCTTG CCGATGAGCTTCATCGAGTGCTCCAGCCCTTTTTGTTGCGCAGGGTTAAAGCAGAGGTGGCGGCCGAACTACCCAAGAAGACCGATCTTTTGGTTTTTCATGGGCTGTCTGCCCTTCAGAAGAGATACTATAAAGCCATTCTGATGAGAGACCTTG ATGCCTTTAGGACTGATCAAAACACTAGGACCCGACTTCTGAACATTTTAATGCAGCTCAGGAAATGTGTGGACCATCCGTATTTGTTTGATG GTGTGGAACCAGAACCATTTGAGATGGGGGAGCATTTAGTGAAGGCCAGTGGAAAGCTCTCTCTTTTGGACACCATGCTGTCTTATCTCCAGGAGGG GGGCCATCGTGTTCTTCTGTTTTCTCAAATGACTAGAATGCTGGATATTCTGCAAGATTACTTGGAGTACAGAG GTTACAGTTATGAGCGCCTGGATGGTTCAGTCCGGGGAGAGGAACGCAACCTAGCTATTAAAAACTTCAGCTCCAAAGATGTTTTTATATTCCTCCTCAGCACCAAAGCTG GAGGGGTTGGCATGAACCTAACTGCAGCAGATACGGTGATATTTGTGGACAGTGATTTCAACCCACAGAATGACCTGCAAGCAGCAGCCAGAGCCCACAGGATTGGCCAAACAAG GCCTGTTAAAGTGATCCGGCTTCTCGGTAGAGATACTGTAGAAGAGATCATCTATTCCCGTGCTGTGTCTAAACTACGTCTCACAGACACCGTGATTGAGGAGGGACGTTTCTCTCTGCTGGACCAGGCTCAATCTGCAGCTTCTGGCCTTCAG TTGAGTGAGATCCTGAAGTTTGGTGTGGATAAGCTGCTGTCGTCAGAGGAGAGCTCCATTCAAGACGTAGACCTCAGGCTGATCCTGGGGCAGTCTCGAGACGGCCGATGGCTAACAGATGAAGAGCATGCCAAGCTTGATGAAGAGCATGCCAAGCTTAATGAGAGcgatgaagaggaagatgaggaccTGGAGGGTCAAC ACCACATGTACTACTTCGAGGGCAAGGACTACTCTAAAGACCCCAGTGCCGATGATGAGAAGACCTTTGAACTGTTACTTGAGAAGCAGTTCGCTGATCTAGAGGATGCTGGGAAGGAAGGCCGTGCACTTCGTAATAAAGCTGGG GTGTCCCTGTCTGGGCCCTTGATCGacccagagagaaagaaaagaccTCTTACAGAATCCGAGTTAGAACAGAGACGTCAGAAGAGACAAGAAGCTGCTGCAAAGAGGGCGAAGCTGCACGAGGAAAGGAAAAAGCAACAAGAAGAACTAAATTACAAGAAGAA GATGGCGTGGTGGGAATCATGTGGCTACAAATCGCTGTGTTTGCCGCAAGTCGACAGTGAGGGTGAGGATATTGAGtctgatgaagatgaggatgatgtTGTCAGCTGTAGCTCCACTGATTCGGATCACACAGCCATTCGCTATATGCTGGGTGATGTAACTCACCCTCAGGCTGACCAAGAGGATGCCATTATTGTGCACTGTGTTG ATGACTCTGGACACTGGGGCCGAGGAGGATTGTTTACCGCACTGGAGCGCAGATCAGATGAGCCGAAGAAGCAGTATGAGTTGGCCGGGAACATGGAAG ACTTAGAACTGGGGAATGTTCTGCTTTTTCCTATTGATGACAAACAGTCGAGGCTCAGTGGAAGAGACTAT CTGGCACTTATAGTTGCTCAGCAGAGGGATAAAGCCAACAATTTGTCAGGCATTCGGCTGACTGCCTTGGATGAGGGCCTCAAGAAGATCTACAGGGATGCCAAACAAAAGAACG CAAGTGTCCATCTGCCTCGGATTGGTCACTCCACCAAAGGCTTCAACTGGTATGGAACAGAGAGACTCATTCGCAAGCACCTGGCCACCAAAGGCATCTCTACATTTAT CTACTATTACAAACGTGCTCCTTCAAGCTCATCTACAGTTTCTTCTACCACATGCACATCTACTCCATCAACCTCGCATTCGGCCTCAGACCCAGCAGCATCATCACCATCTGGTTCCTCCAGCACCATTGGTAACAGTGAAGACCTTACAAAGACACCAGAACCCTCCACTATGTCACATGAATGTCAGGGGTCACCAGGGTTGGCTGACTTTATGAGAGGTGTTCATGTCTACTTCtacaacatggctgctacagagAAGAAGAAGCTCGCCCGATATCTCATAAC A